One Bubalus bubalis isolate 160015118507 breed Murrah chromosome 10, NDDB_SH_1, whole genome shotgun sequence genomic window carries:
- the CASP8AP2 gene encoding CASP8-associated protein 2 isoform X1: MQLLGFHSRSLCGPSREFGKGRGRGLAQYLRWRLSERNRIMAADDDNGDGTSLFHVFSASPLKNNDEGSLDIYAGLDSAGSDSASKSSVPSRNCLDLYEEILTEEGTAKEATYNDLQAEYGKCQLQMKELMKKFKEIQTQNFSLKNENQSLKKNISALIKTARVEINRKDEEINNLHQRLSEFPHFRNNHKTSRTSDLVKTKDLKSRSPHLDDSSKTDHRVKSDVSKDVHYSTSLPNHEKEGKSHCEKKSTLHLPTSVEKHSTNGIWSRFHYQVGESNSNEDHRRGRKDSRHSQYNRGTDRIRKDLSTSYGDGEPRNTEASQRLQGHPEKYGKGEPKAESKTAKLKSNTDLDYKNERISSSWEKESSRDKSHTRLESQSDKKLERQSERSQNVNRRELKSQDKEERKVDQKSKSVGKGQDHWRRSERAVLPHSKNEPSKSSHNSNKYHLEERRGWEDCKRDRAVSNHSFQEGRCPSSLLASRTHKHIDSTEVDSVHQRENAPFRAERHRTEEKRKRERENKEENKHIRNEERVPSGHLQKTNKETKKTTADLKRQNEPKNDKGEVSNNDVSEGANNKEPAVRTESALNEPQNKDLKLSFMEKLNLTLSPAKKQPVSQDNQHTVTDTPQSCDICDSESLVQAKTVTCVPSVSDHITEETKSELLEPKDALTAAFQPGTSISERKVEENSLSVASVENTVPCDTPICGTETSFSAPVEMEPSESLLSSSTEMEQTVNGSRAAVPMKIDTAQTNVSQNIGLELDSKRNSDLNSCSISQETEMKEAFSTNVTKSSESILQPSVEETDILPAVLSEGGTPKLEPSLVDPPLVENKSCHLDPCLPRETPESSLQRTELMDDTMEVGETNSVYHDDENSVLSIDFNQLRPIPEAISPLNSPVRPVAKVLRLESASQVPLYNNNHKDVFLPNSAHSTSTSQSDLNKENQKPICKSDKFAEADSHKNSSLDELEEGEIISDNEKPEPQSFDKSAKPRASTEVQNTKTSPESRKSSVRLDKDNRKISSMKMHQTKSRWNRRRSESSRSSKTEKKERSMSTSSLEKIVPIIVTPSSVREIMHMLRMIRKHVRKNYMKFKVKFSLIQFHRIIESAILSFTSLIKYLDLSKISKSVTTLQKNLCDVIESKLKQVKKNGIVDRLFEQQLPDMKKKLWKFVDEQLDYLFTKLKKIFVKFCDSMNVGSDSDEGKLEKKSKEKARSSHCQKGNINNLGKEMLKEKSPKSEDYGSSKYSVGCKKSEEKHQEQKNSNSNTIKHDIKKTANTCFDNMKNPQSEAHSLEPNCLSTPKPGKIEGSTTEDAQTSQLVPLKPERSFEILTEQQASSLTFNLVSDAQMGEIFKSLLQGSDLLDNSVNCNEKNEWELKTPEKQLLESLKCESIPACTTEELVSGVVSPCPKIISEDNWSLLSSEKGPSLSSGLSLPVHPDVLDENCMFEVSTNIALSKDNVCGSEKSKPCISSILLEDLAVSLTVPSPLKSDGHLSFLKPEALSNSTPEEVISAHFSEDALLEEEDASEQDIHLALESDNSSSKSSCSSSWTSRPVAPGFQYHPNLPMHAVIMEKSNDHFIVKIRRAAPSTSPALVQNTVADEYLPRVEKEADEAVEEEYISCQNRVFKSVEELKNSSKNVDGRLVHEEQDCVIQTEVPDIYEFLKDASGKVSQSTEEAEECLKLHQVWEPKVPESIEELPPVEEIPHSVEDHLPSTCIDLTKDPVTETKKLGELVKVTVLNIDQLGCSGSSVDQNAPVLDNMQPETVDTFIDLTQDVSSDSKNEGNHPAVVVEDLGCPVICVDEDNSKEENVQVANRPLECVIEEACIDLTLEASSLGEVKKDDLNSESALNSNSSELPGMLDNPHKKRRNLSDLNPSSQKKQRKETDLTSREKTKKITQDSGENGNAHRRKASKKKAPSVTKDPSSLKESPGTKDASAASATSFTSLSAKNVIKKKGEIIVSWTRNDDREILLECQKKGPSLKTFTHLAAKLNKNPYQVSERFQQLMKLFEKSKCR; this comes from the exons cttctcctcttaaaaataatgatgaaggTTCTTTGGACATATATGCTGGGTTGGACAGTGCTGGTTCTG aCAGTGCATCCAAATCCTCTGTACCATCCAGGAATTGTCTGGATTTATATGAAGAAATCCTGACTGAAGAAGGAACTGCAAAGGAGGCAACATATAATGAT TTGCAGGCAGAATATGGAAAATGTCAGCTGCAAATGAAAGAGCTGatgaaaaagtttaaagaaatacagacacag aattttagcttaaaaaatgaaaaccagtcCCTTAAGAAAAATATCTCAGCACTTATCAAAACAGCCAGAGTGGAAATAAACCGCAaggatgaagaaataaataatcttCACCAAAG ACTGTCAGAGTTTCCACATTTTCGGAATAATCATAAAACTTCAAGGACATCAGATCTAGTTAAAACAAAAGATCTTAAATCCAGATCTCCCCATTTGGATGACTCTTCAAAGACTGATCACAGAGTGAAAAGTGATGTTTCTAAAGATGTACATTACAGCACTTCACTGCCAAAccatgaaaaggaaggaaaatcacACTGTGAAAAAAAGAGCACTTTGCATTTGCCTACATCTGTTGAAAAACACTCCACCAATGGCATTTGGTCACGTTTCCATTATCAGGTTGGTGAGAGCAATTCAAATGAGGATcatagaagaggaaggaaagatagTCGACATAGCCAGTACAACCGGGGGACTGACAGAATACGAAAAGACTTGAGCACTAGCTATGGTGATGGTGAACCGAGGAACACAGAGGCCAGTCAGAGGCTACAAGGACATCCTGAGAAATATGGTAAAGGTGAACCAAAGGCTGAAAGCAAAACTGCAAAGTTGAAAAGTAACACGGATTTAGATTATAAAAATGAGCGCATCAGCTCTTCTTGGGAGAAAGAAAGCTCTAGAGACAAGTCACACACTCGACTAGAATCTCAAAGTGACAAAAAACTCGAAAGACAAAGTGAAAGATCACAAAATGTAAATAGAAGAGAACTTAAATCacaagacaaagaagaaagaaaagttgatCAGAAGTCGAAATCAGTAGGGAAAGGCCAGGATCATTGGAGAAGATCTGAACGAGCGGTGCTTCCGCATTCCAAAAATGAACCATCAAAGTCTTCACACAATTCAAATAAATACCATCTAGAGGAGAGAAGAGGCTGGGAAGATTGTAAAAGAGACAGGGCTGTAAGTAATCATAGTTTTCAAGAAGGAAGATGTCCGTCTTCTCTTTTAGCCAGTAGAACTCACAAACACATTGATTCCACAGAAGTTGATTCTGTGCACCAGCGGGAAAATGCACCTTTCAGAGCAGAAAGGCACAGAactgaagaaaagaggaaaagggaacgagagaacaaagaagaaaataagcatatcagaaatgaagaaagagtACCTTCAGGACATTTGCAGAAGACTaacaaagaaactaagaaaaccaCCGCAGACTTAAAGAGACAGAATGAGCCAAAAAATGATAAAGGGGAAGTCTCTAACAATGATGTTTCTGAAGGAGCAAATAATAAGGAGCCAGCAGTTAGAACTGAGAGTGCCCTAAATGAACCGCAAAACAAAGACTTAAAGTTGAGCTTTATGGAAAAATTGAACTTAACTCTTTCTCCTGCTAAAAAGCAGCCTGTTTCTCAGGATAATCAGCATACAGTAACTGACACTCCCCAATCCTGTGACATATGTGATTCTGAGTCATTGGTGCAGGCTAAGACTGTGACATGTGTTCCCTCTGTCAGTGACCATATCACAGAGGAAACCAAATCTGAGTTATTGGAACCAAAGGATGCTCTTACAGCAGCATTTCAACCCGGGACCAGTATTTCAGAACggaaagtagaagaaaatagTTTGTCTGTTGCATCTGTGGAGAATACTGTGCCTTGTGACACACCCATATGTGGCACAGAGACTTCCTTCTCAGCACCTGTGGAAATGGAACCATCAGAATCTTTGTTATCTTCATCCACAGAAATGGAACAGACTGTTAATGGTTCCAGGGCAGCAGTTCCTATGAAAATAGACACAGCACAGACAAATGTTTCTCAGAACATTGGCTTGGAATTGGATAGCAAAAGAAACAGTGACTTAAATTCTTGTAgtatttctcaagagacagaaatGAAGGAGGCTTTTTCAACAAATGTGACCAAATCCAGTGAAAGCATTTTGCAGCcttcagttgaagaaactgaCATTCTGCCAGCCGTCCTTTCAGAAGGTGGTACACCAAAACTTGAGCCTTCTCTTGTAGACCCACCACTGGTTGAGAATAAGTCTTGTCATTTGGATCCTTGCTTACCTAGAGAGACTCCAGAATCTTCACTTCAGCGGACTGAGTTAATGGATGACACAATGGAAGTTGGTGAAACAAACTCAGTATATCATGATGATGAGAACTCAGTTCTGAGCATTGACTTTAATCAGCTGAGACCTATTCCAGAAGCCATCAGTCCTCTGAATAGTCCAGTGAGACCTGTAGCAAAAGTTCTTAGACTGGAAAGTGCATCTCAAGTtccattatataataataatcataaag ATGTGTTTCTACCAAATTCAGCTCATTCTACCTCCACAAGTCAGTCTGATCTCAACAAGGAAAATCAAAAGCCAATATGCAAATCTGACAAATTTGCAGAAGCAGACTCCCACAAGAATTCATCTTTAGATGAATTAGAAGAAGGAGAAATTATAAGTGACAATGAAAAACCTGAACCACAAAGTTTTGACAAAAGTGCCAAACCAAGAGCTTCTACAGAAGTGCAGAACACAAAAACTAGCCCAGAAAGTAGGAAAAGCTCTGTGCGTTTGGATAAAGACAATAGGAAGATATCCTCTATGAAAATGCATCAGACCAAAAGCAGATGGAACAGAAGACGAAGTGAATCCAGCAGATCttcaaaaacagagaagaaagagaggtcAATGAGCACTTCCAGCCTGGAAAAAATAGTTCCAATCATTGTCACACCCTCTTCTGTCCGAGAGATTATGCACATGTTACGAATGATAAGAAAACATGTAaggaaaaattatatgaaattcaaggtAAAATTTTCATTAATACAATTTCATAGAATTATTGAGTCAGCAATTTTGAGTTTTACATCACTAATTAAATACCTGGACTTGTCCAAAATATCTAAGTCAGTGACTACTTTACAGAAGAATCTCTGTGATGTTATAGAATCCAAACTCAAGCAAGTTAAAAAGAATGGCATCGTGGATCGTTTATTTGAACAGCAGCTGccagatatgaaaaaaaaattgtggaaattTGTAGATGAACAGCTTGATTATTTGTTTACAAAACTTAAGAAAATCTTTGTAAagttttgtgactccatgaatgtTGGCAGTGATAGTGACGAAGGAAAGcttgaaaagaaaagtaaagagaaagcaCGATCTTCACACTGTCAGAAGGGGAATATAAACAACTTGGGCAAAGAAATGTTGAAAGAGAAATCCCCCAAATCAGAAGATTATGGTTCTTCTAAGTATTCGGTTGGTTGTAAAAAATCTGAGGAAAAACATCAAGAGCAAAAGAATTCCAATAGTAACACAATAAAGCATGACATTAAAAAGACTGCTAACACTTGCTTTGATAATATGAAGAATCCTCAATCTGAAGCGCATTCCTTGGAACCAAACTGCCTGAGCACCCCAAAGccaggaaaaattgaaggtagcACCACAGAGGATGCCCAGACATCCCAGCTTGTGCCTTTGAAGCCAGAACGCAGTTTTGAGATTCTTACCGAACAGCAGGCGTCTAGCCTTACATTTAATTTAGTGAGTGATGCACAGATGGGAGAGATATTTAAAAGTTTGTTGCAAGGTTCTGATCTTTTGGACAACAGTGTTAActgtaatgaaaaaaatgagtggGAGTTAAAGACACCAGAGAAACAGCTGCTAGAGAGTCTCAAATGTGAATCTATACCAGCTTGTACAACTGAAGAGCTCGTTTCAGGGGTGGTTTCTCCCTGCCCTAAGATAATCAGTGAGGACAACTGGTCCTTACTGTCATCTGAGAAAGGTCCATCTCTGTCTTCAGGGCTTTCATTGCCAGTTCATCCGGATGTGTTGGATGAAAATTGTATGTTTGAAGTGTCCACTAACATAGCTTTAAGTAAAGATAATGTATGTGGTTCAGAAAAGAGCAAGCCCTGCATTTCTTCCATACTTCTTGAGGATCTAGCCGTCTCTTTAACAGTACCATCGCCTCTGAAGTCAGATGGCCATCTCAGTTTTTTAAAGCCAGAAGCTTTGTCTAATTCAACGCCTGAAGAAGTTATTAGTGCCCATTTTAGTGAGGATGCCTTACTGGAGGAAGAGGATGCATCTGAACAGGATATTCATTTAGCCCTGGAGTCTGATAATTCAAGCAGTAAATCAAGTTGTTCTTCATCATGGACAAGCCGGCCTGTTGCTCCAGGCTTTCAGTACCACCCTAACCTCCCCATGCACGCTGTCATAATGGAAAAGTCCAACGATCACTTCATTGTGAAAATTCGGCGTGCGGCACCATCTACCTCCCCTGCTCTTGTACAGAATACAGTGGCTGATGAATATCTGCCGAGAGTGGAAAAGGAAGCTGATGAAGCAGTGGAGGAAGAATATATTTCATGTCAGAACAGAGTTTTTAAATCTGTGGAGGAACTGAAAAATTCCAGTAAGAATGTTGATGGCAGATTAGTTCATGAGGAACAAGACTGTGTGATACAAACAGAAGTTCCTGACATATATGAATTTCTTAAAGATGCTTCAGGTAAAGTGAGTCAAAGTACCGAAGAGGCTGAAGAATGTTTGAAGTTGCATCAAGTATGGGAACCAAAAGTGCCTGAAAGCATTGAAGAATTGCCTCCAGTGGAAGAAATTCCACATTCTGTTGAGGATCATCTTCCAAGCACATGTATAGACCTCACAAAAGATCCAGTCACCGAGACCAAAAAGTTGGGGGAATTAGTAAAAGTAACAGTTTTAAATATTGATCAGTTGGGATGTTCTGGAAGTAGTGTGGATCAAAATGCTCCAGTATTAGACAATATGCAGCCTGAAACTGTTGATACTTTTATTGATTTGACACAAGATGTTTCAAGTGACAGTAAAAATGAAGGTAACCATCCTGCTGTAGTTGTTGAAGACTTGGGGTGTCCAGTGATATGTGTCGATGAAGATAACTCGAAGGAAGAAAATGTGCAGGTGGCGAACAGGCCTTTGGAATGTGTCATTGAGGAGGCCTGTATCGATCTAACCTTGGAAGCTTCCAGTTTGGGTGAAGTGAAAAAGGATGATTTAAACTCAGAGTCAGCATTGAATTCCAACAGTTCAGAGTTGCCTGGGATGTTGGATAACCCtcacaaaaagagaagaaatcttTCTGATCTAAATCCTTCTTCtcagaaaaaacagagaaaggaaacagacttAACCAGTAGGgaaaagaccaaaaaaattaCCCAAGACTCTGGTGAGAATGGTAATGCTCATCGAAGGAAAGCCAGTAAGAAAAAGGCCCCTTCAGTGACTAAAGACCCCTCATCATTAAAGGAAAGCCCGGGGACTAAGGATGCATCAGCAGCATCTGCCACTTCTTTTACAAGCCTTTCTGCAAAGAATGTTATtaaaaagaagggagaaattaTAGTTTCGTGGACAAG aaATGATGACCGGGAAATTTTATTGGAATGTCAGAAAAAAGGGCCATCATTGAAAACATTTACtcatttagctgctaagttgaATAAAAATCCGTATCAG gtCTCAGAAAGATTCCAGCAGCTAATGAAGCTCTTTGAAAAGTCCAAATGCAGGTAG